AAATCAACAATTGTGTGGTCATTATTCTTCCTTATACCTTGCAGAACTTCATCAGTACTCTGGTTGTTGTTCTTTTGGTTCTCTCTGGTAGAGTTGCGGTTGAAAAGCTTAGCTGGAGGCTGATCAGGGTCTGGATCCCTGTCAATGTGGTCTTTATTGGCATGCTTGTCTCAGGCATGTATAGGTATTATCTTTGTTAACATCAAAGAACATGTTGAACCTGCTTAGTAAGACACTTTTGAAAGGACTAGTTCTTCTATGTTGCTGTTGCTCCACTACTCTCTGTGTTAGCCAATGATCGTGGCTCCTATCTACACTTACGTCTTCTggatcatttttcttttcagtttgAAATACATAAATGTTGCCATGGTGACAATTCTCAAGAACGTGACAAACATCTTAACGGCAATTggagaattatatttatttcggAAACGTCAGAATCCCAAAGTTTGGACAGCAATGTTTATGATGGTAAATGGCACTCTTAGATAGTACTTGTTCATGTGCTGTTATTTTCAGACAAATTGAGTTTAGTTACAGGTCAGGACCATGTGTTCAATAACACCTACTGACTCCATTAGATGACTAAATCATCTTGTATTCTTCTTATATGAAAACTTCATGTACTTCTAGCAGTAAGTTCAAAAATTGTAAGTTTTAGTTTAATCCAGGTGAAACATGCTGGATACTTCATGATGCAAGTGCAACAATCCTTGGTAATGCAATGTGTTTGAAACATCTCTTTGTTCTGACATTTGTATGCCTGACTAATTCGACAACATTTGCTGCTTCATCATGTCAGAAATCATGGAAAAGAAAATGCTGATAGTCTCATTAATTGGTCAAGTTGTATGATTAATCTTGAACAGTCCATGCTGTTCACTAAATTGCTAAGAAGTCATATTAGCTATTGCTCATTTTAGTTTCTGAAGTATTTGTTGCTTCTCAATACAAAATTCATACAGATTATCTCTGCTGTCAGTGCTGGCATTACAGATCTCTCCTTTGATACAGTTGGTTATGCCTGGCAGATTATCAACTGCGTTCTTACTGCAAGCTATTCAGTATGTCTATTTATCCTTTGTTTCATGTCTGATCAGTTTGATGCCAGGATTGATGGTTTTGAGAATGAGAACCTTCATTGGATCAAATTTCAGTTGTATTCAATCCAAGCTTTGATTATCTTTTTTCCTTTGTGCGGCAGCTTACTCTTAGGTGGGTTATGGATGAagcaaaaaagtcaacaaaatctGGATCTCTTAAAGAGTTGTCAATGGTGTTGCTGAACAATTTATTGTCCCTACCTTTTGCCATCACCTTGATTCTCCTTTCTGGCGAGTGGCATTATGTAATACATGCGTGAGTGAATGTGTTTCTCTTCTTCAGAATTCAATCATCCCTTTTACCTCCTCACCATTGTTTTCCTCTCGATTTCCAGCGACGTCATTAAGCTGCCGATGTTTTGGGTGGTTGCAACAGCCAGTGGAATGATTGGACTCTCCATCAGCTTCACCTCAATGTGGTTCTTGCATCAAACTGGCCCTACAACTTATAGGTACTTTTGTGGAGTAGAAATTCAATAATGCATAGATGTAGTCTTGCCAAAAGTCACAGGAATATGTTCAGTGATTTCTTATGGGGGCAAAAAGAATGCAAAGATTTCAGTGAACAAACTAAAACTCTTTACCATGTTTCTGTGATTTGAGTTCTGTCTAATGAGTTTGTGTATGTTTTACAGTCTTGTAGGCTCCTTGAACAAGATTCCAATCTCTATTGCTGGCATTTTGGTGTTCAAAGTTCCTCTCAGTGTATCAAATTTGTTCAGCATTTTGTTTGGTAAATTCATTAAGAATCacttcacttttttctttatttggtaATGACTGCTTCCCTTCAATCTTAAACAAAAAGTTGCACTCTCTTTTCAGGTCTTTTTGCTGGTGTACTCTTTGCAAGAGCCAAGATATCTTGATAACATTATACCTTACAAGTTACAATAACCTATATATCAAGTTTGTGAGAATCAATACAATATAactatatagattttttttattaaaacatattgTAATTCTTGAGATATTATAAGGCCTGTTAATTCCAGTAAAAGATTTTGTAATTTGTTCTTGATCTGATGTattattcttattcttcttattcttcttcttgaagTAATGATGTGATGCTATTCTTTGACAAAGCGATTAAAGGAATAAAGCGATTAATTAGATTTTGCTATTTAAGCAAATCTACCATAATTGTTTAAGTATTACAAGCGATCATATCATGGCAAAACCCACTATTTCATCAAGCTTTTGGTGGGAAAAGTTATGAAATggatttatttcataaatttgattataagCATTGTCACGTCCCAATAAATTCCTAGGATAGTGGGGGACAAAGTATCACTTCCATTTAATTTCCCACCCATTGGAAATTGTGTGGCAGCAAGGAAGGTGTGGATTTTCAGAAAGTGGAAGACAGGTGGCAAGTAGGGAGTGGACCGTTCGGTTTTTGAGAAACCATATTTAAGATGGGATTTTGAAAATTAGTGTCACTTTCTGAATGCAACCCTTCTTCAGATCAGTTTTCCAGAATCCAccatttttctcctcttctttctaaaattctccaccttctctctaagTTTTCTCACCTCTTTTCTCCTTCGATCACTAAACCCCTTTCAGATTAATCCTTCCCGGTGACAAGCTCTTTTAGTTGCACCGATCAGATTTTCATTTGAACCACTTTGAGTTTGAAGCCATAGAAGTAGTGTTGTCAAGGACTTAGAAGCTAGCGggatttagaggtaagggaagcttataaaatttaattatgactaTTTTATATGAATGGATGCATGATTTAATGAGtatatgattgatgattttTGAAGTATGGTATGTTGTTGTGTGCATTTCATGTTTGATTTTTTGGTATGAACTTAGTTATAAATCTGTTGAGCTTAGTGAAATTCTGGAACTATAATCGAGGGTCATTAGGATCGTTCGGTTTTCCCCAAAACGATCGGTCTTGGCTGAATTCCCTCTGTAGGAAATCAGTTGATGACCGATAAGTCTTATAACACTTATACTGAAACTTTACTAATTTGCTTAGCTAGTCTTAGGAGGTACTCGATCATAGACTAAGTACTCGGtgattatattcaaaatattctttaaagAGTACTCGGTCttgaagtgctcggtcatagactatCATTTGGTCATTTaagtgttcggtcttatactAGCACTTAGTCTTTGAAATACTcggtttttatattaataatatttcttttgaagaGTGTTCGATCTTATACTGACACTTGATTTcccaaagagtgttcggtcttgtactgacacttcgtttattgaagagaactccTTTTATTTTAAGGCAATCGGCCCAAGCTAAAAAGTATTCAATTTCCTTAAAGTTAACAAGTTGTTGAACGTTCGACCATTTTCATAAATTATCTATATAAGATTTGCTCGGTCTTAAATAAGTATTCGGCTTCCTTCAGtgtttgaccgttcggtcacttcctaaagtactttttttatatatcagtTTTCTCCTCGGTATCTGATCGTTCGGTCAATTCCTTAAACTATCTTCTATGTATTAAAGAATTGTTTCTGAATAAGACTATGGGATTTGGATGATATGAAATGAGAAGGGTGAGAAATGTTATGATCGtttaagagaattccaaggaggaatgtctcatgattgaaattgaatggtaaagtatgaactTGGCTAAGTTAAGCTGTCGCTTATCCTGATATTCTGTGATTACTCCTCCTCATGTAGAGGAGGgtaactcatgtgtgggaatgacaggaggtcctttagcctcagggTATTTCTATACCGAGGTAGCTCCACtagactaacctcgggtggcggtctgttgagtgtatcccagccaGGTCCACCCGGGTGCACAAGCGTCGTAACTACATGGTTCATGCAGTCCGGACAGTGTCAAAAGTGGTTGGTTATTATGATTTACCGTTCGGTCTTCTTATTGTTGTACTTATATGATGGTTATTTGATTCGGttgttatgtttttaatgtatgattgaaattgattatttaaattacgtaagcttacccttattttctgTCTTGTCTATGTTGCCGATCGGTAATTACCGTTCGGTTGTTCttttcactgcaatgatcatctaatggatgtgagcagagggcgATTTTCGAAGATTCCTTGGAGGAAGCATTGCAAATTTTGGAGGAAGCATTGCAAATCGTTCAGCCCGAAGATAGTGTAGGACCGTCTGGTCAGTAGgctatagttatttttaaattcttagaaaacCGTTCAGTGTCTtttgtatatgttgttttgtaACAGTTCGGTATCAGCCTTTTATGTAGTACAGTTTAGTCTCAGCTTGTATATTATAATCAGACTTCTAGTTTCTGTACAGTTTCAAGTTCTATATGATATTCATAttccttttctcttccttttgcTTATTCTCCcctgttttttattattgtttttgttaactccttaaaataattatatagttgtttaaatctatattttttgggatgttacaagcattattattgaatattcttataatatgttatgataaaaattagtttttttttgggataaatttattgataacttATTTTAAGATAATCAATCTTCTTTTGATATAATAAAAGACAGTTTTTGAACAGAagactataaaaaaaaagtacctATATGAAGccgaaagagaaaataataaaaatttcagaTTAATTTAAAGCTATAagtgtgagaaaaaaaaaatcttttacgTTATTTGGTCTGCATAAATTAGGTTtatagtttagaaaaaaaaacacctaaAATAATGGAACAGCAACATACACATGTATTTCTACATCCTAATAATTAAGCAAATTTagaataaatgttataaaacagttttttttaatctcttttttaagaaatagatataatttaatttttaagaaataaaaaattgttctttttaaaatagaacgtaataaaaataatgttaaaaaaacaattgttaAGAGAATTTTTTAGTCATAAGTTTCACCATGTGTTTGAGAGCAAGTTTTCCAAGGGTGTTATAGAACATGTGATGTTATTGAAATTGAATCTTCAAAGcaattcttataattatttttgtgttttctctGACGTGATTTTGCATTAAATGTGGACACTACCAAACACGCATTTACCCTagctataaattttttatacatattgtaaatgttttatttgtttaaacatttattttgttaataaccatacatgttttaataaaattggcGCTTTCAATGGTTATCAATATTAGTTAAGGGAGAAAACTGTTGTTTTAattattgacaatttttttaaaacccgAAAACTTGTGATTGATTCGTATGAAATAtacatactaataaaataataattattatatggttaaaaaattgttaatggtGAATTTATTAAACTCCTTTATCTATTTGTGAGacaacttttaattttgaaatatttataaaatttaggttGGGGAGGAAAGTTAGAAGATGACATGATAGAGTTGATAGTTATTTCCTTTGCCAAACTTTCAAAAGAGGGAATATTTATCTAAAAGTCTAAAACAACCTCTCCTCGTTTTCCACACTATATTCATAGATAATTGGTccaataaggaaaaaaataaataagtgtttGAATATAATTTCACACGATTAAATTATTCAAGGTTGTGAAATTTCTTTTAGctctttttatatctatttgcAAAGTTTGTGTGAGAGATAACGTTAATTAGAAAGGATGTATAATACTAGTAATTGACATATAAAAGTCTTTTatgtatatagaaaaataaattttgttttggaaaaactttttttaacaacatttttttaacaattttttgacaacgtggcagcttgtgattgatctattttaaatattttttaaatataaattcaaatagataaataaaatgataacacgtgtcccgttgttaaaaaagttgtcaaaaagtgttgtcaaaatattattatcctttgtTTATATCCCGAAAAtcttaaaagaagaagaaaaccaaaGATGCAGGTAGTTTTTGTGAAGTTGTTGAGAAAGCAAATCAAACCTAAATGTTCTTCATATAGCAAAAACCTTGGAAGTCATTACAAATACGCCAACACCTGCATGCTTCAAAATCAATGTTTCAATTATGGCTTGCTTCCGCTAGTTCACATAGCTAATCAAAACCAAGCGTTTGAGACTAacaactcattcattaaaaacaaaaatggaaaattaggGCATCCTCTTCTGCATCAAATTGCTTTTTAACTTTTCACAAGTTAGGAATCATTCAAAACCTACGAAACAAACAAACCAAACAACGTTAGTTAATTACATCATCAACCAAaggtaatatataatataaattttatgaaattgaattaaactttattaacagttaaactttaaaattttctcaTACATTAAATATAccaaattcaagaaaatcattAACTTAAGaagagaaattaaagaaaaaaagaaagaaaaaaaacctaGTAGCTAGTAACACAACCAAGAGGAATTCACGAAAAGTCTTAGATACACCACATTCAATTTCTATACCATAATGTGTCAATTTAATGCACACAATTTCGTGCACAGGGGTCTAATAATAACCCAGATtatgaaaaaccaaaaaaaaaaaaaaaagaacatgtcTTAGCTACAAAAGACAgccaaattaaaattacaatccACCGTTGGATCGACGGAGCTCACATAATCATCTTCATCACAGCCATTGAATTCATCACGTCACACAGTATACACAATCACGAAGCAAGGAAGAACAGCCCTAGGATTAAACACCAACAACTCCTCCTCGTCAAGCCGCGTGTAAACCCCAGTCTCTGACCTCGCCATTACCGAATCAAAACCACCATCAGCTTTTTCGGCGTCGTCTGAATCGGATCCAACCCGACCCGCAATCACCCTACAAACGAGCATGGCCCGTTTGACATTCATGAAGCGGAATTCTCGTTCCACGTCGTCCGGTATAGCCACGTGTGCACGCCAGCTGGTGGACAGCGTGGCAATTCCGTCGAGTTTCGGGGAAAACCCCGACTTAATAATTCcacatatattacaaaattgcTGAGAACATATTGAGGAATCCCCGCTGTGTCCCAAGTCGCAAAGGAACGTGGAGCAGTGGAAGCGCATGAGCTCGTTCCCGTCGGCGATGCAGCGCTCGTCGCGGCGGCGCGTGAGGGCTCCGTGACGCGCCGCTTTGGACTTGACGACCTCCCGGTACTCCTCGAACTTCGCGAGGATCTTTGGGCTGTTGTGGATCTTGAGGATGCGGGTTATGGTGGGGGAGGGTTTGGATTCAGGCCAACCCGATTTGAAGATGATCTGGACGATGTTGTGACCCGGGTCGGATCCAGATAGGTCCGAAACCGCGTGTTTGAGGGTTTGGTGGGTTTCCAAGAGGTTGGGTTTCTGGAAGATCTCGCCGCAAGCGGTGCAGGGGAAGATGTCGTTGCGGAGAGGGAAGAAGATGTTGGTGTCGGCGGAAATGTCGGATTCGGGACAAGACCCGGGTGGTTTTCTTTCCGGGTCGGGTTGTGTTAGTGAAACAAGGGAGTGTGCTGCTGCGGCGGAGACGGAGATTGTGGAGGTGGCGGCGGTTGATTGAGGGGATAGTTGGGAGGTGGCGGTTTTGGGGGTTTTGCAGGACTTGGTGGAaagaaggtgtttgatgaaatgccaaGAAGAGGACAGGGCTTTGTGGGTTTTGAATTTTGGGTGGGAAGGGGAGGAGGGTTGGGATGAGGGCGAGATTTTGCGTTTCTTTGATGGTGGCGCTTTTTTTCCTCCGGCGGTGGTGGTGAAGATGAAGCAGCCAAGGTGGACGAAGAGGATGAGGAGATAAAGGAACTTGTTGAAGAAGGTGGCAATGGATGATGCCATAAGTTGTAAGGCAGAAAAAGAATGAATCTTTTGTGGTCACTTACCTAAATCTGTGAGGGCTTCTGAGATTGCGAATGATGGTGGAAGCTAAGAAGGCATGGGGGTGGATGGTGCAACAGGGGTGCTGTTTGTGAATCATTTCAtaggaagaagatgaaatgaGTTAGGGTGAAGAAGGGAGGAaagtgaagaaaggaaaagagagaaagaatgcAAAGGAAGGTTGATAGGAGAGAAGGGTGTAGGGTGGGGGCGTTAGAACAGAAGAAGAATAAAGATAAAGAGACTAAAAAGAGTAGGTGGAACGCAACTTCACAGCGTTAACTAAGCAAAGCAAGCACTGATCTCTGTTTCTTTCTTACTGTGGTGTGCCCCAGAAGGAGATTATTATATGaggaatggaagaagaagaagctaagATTACAGTGTTGCTGCGTTCATGATGTATAAGCTTTAACCGAAAGTAACGGTACGTGATTCAATCTATAATATATACTGCGTTTGGTTTGCCAATTTGAGCTTGAATTCAGGTGGAAAGTGATTCTGTGGTGGCACTGCTTCTACACGGTTAAGCAATTATGAAGCAAGAAATTATCTCAGAATTACCTCACCTTACCTCTACTTCTCTTCTGTCCAACAATCATTGACGTGGATTAGTAGTAATAATCAagcattaaataattaaataagctcaataattaaataaagaagaagCATAATTTACACACTGAATGCTTTTGGTAATGTGACTCACTTATCATATCTTATACACCAGTTTTAAGTTTTACTATATATTTGTTGCATTccttcataaatataattattatatttattgtttgggTTGGAATTATCTATTAATACACTCTTTCACTCAATTactttacataattattaaaaaaaaaaaaaaaactgtgttGGAGTTTAAAGTAGAGCAGGGCCACCTTCCAATAAGACTCCCTTTATACTACAATGGAAATAAATTCTATAATAAATATGTCTGTAAAGCTAGgcacatgaaaaagaaataattgaagATGTCCTATTGtagtacaatattaaaatatgaactaTTTCACAAtagttttcttctattttcattaattattggCTTATGTTTTCCCCCTTATTTTAACTATTCTTCTTCATTTGTCAGATTAAATCTGTCACCTAAAATAATCGGATAATTAATAAGTAATTGCGTAccattaataaagataaaactgaagaaattaaagaaaaagatgaaatattATGAAACATGCGAAGACGTGGAAGACAATGATGTCAGAATAGCTGGAGAAGAAATGATGATAGTTGGCATGTGAAGATTATTAGAAGGTCCTTAAGATGATGAAATGAAATGCAGATACTTAACCATTTAGCTAGGCATTACAATTTTCTCACTAAACATCACAATTTAATATACTTTCAATCATATCACACCAATGTCAGTATCTCACGTGGAGACTTTTCCGGTACCTGGTTCTTCCACTTCCATCACAGAAACTTTTATATCACAGATACACTATACACTTTTTTATTCTacattttatcactttttaaaaaatacattttttgtaTCGATCTATTAATAATTGCATCACATAAATTGACATATTACTCATTGCAtcacatttttcttaaaaaacacTGTTTTATTtcctctctctctatatatatatagttaaaattagtaaataatgaaaaacatgatgtaaaaatatgaaagaaattgaTAGATAATAACAAAGCAGGTAAAAAAAAACCCTCTAGCtaattatatcattaaaaaaatttagatagttgtaatagaaaattaagtgatTTAAAACTactcttaattaaattttaattggtataatacctttttttttcctagttTTGGTTAGGAATATTCGAGGTTGGaaatattcgaaatggtccccattttaattttttgttcaatatagttctaaagaatataatttgtgtttaatttagtcatttttacgtaatttgtgttcaatttagtccttttcacAAACTTCGTGAACTACAAacaaagactaaattgaacacaaattacgttctttaggactatattgaacaaaaaaggactaaattgaacacaaattatattttttaggactaaagtgaacataaaaaacaaatagagACCTTTTTGAATGTTATCCaccaaaactgaaaaaaaaaacgtatttTACCAACATTTaccattttaatttcattataaatttaaatagttttaatcaaatttctattaattttttttttatcaaatttctgttatttgttttttttttcttaaatgagtGATTATGAGTGCTatgaaaattattgatattaatatatgtaaacaggtaaacaaaataataagtaCTTCATATAACAGATAAAATTAAACGATAAGAACtttttagtgtaaaaaaatttaaaattgaattaatctATAAAAACATAGTCATTGGTATATATGAATTTCAACTTATAAATGGAAGTGTTGGATGAGAAAATGTATTGAAAGTATATTTTACACTTAATTAatggtaaattaaaaaaaaaggttattagTTATAGGAGGTGTGAGACAGCTGCAATGAAATAACCGTTTACATTTAATCCATATGTGAAAGAGAATCCAAAGTGAAGCACTTAAGGTTGTCGACTTGTTTATGTAAAGATTCGAGCAAGTACACACATGACTTTGTCTCTAAATGCCCATTTTCTGATTTGAGTGTTTAACTTATCTTCTTTAGAGTTCTTTAAGTTATTTAGGGATTGTAATAAATAAAGCTAAATCTGTTACAATGTATATATTGATACATACATTGCATGGTTCATATATGTATTGAGATTTGTAGTATGCAGTGTCCTTCGCACACAGACAAATGTTCCTGTCCTTTGGGGCACGTGAGAGTGATAAGTCATTTTGTCATTAACTACAAGGCAACTATTTATTGTCTTTAAGGTTTTATGTCTTCACCTTTATTTTTAGTGTCTTCTCTGCTTAAGTAACCAAATCAACCATGCCAATTTCATTACTGCTTTCAGACTCATCCACATgtctttatatatcttttatatgttatgtctattttttcaaaagtacAAACACCATTCATTTTCATTCACAaattaaaaacttcaaaa
Above is a genomic segment from Vigna radiata var. radiata cultivar VC1973A chromosome 10, Vradiata_ver6, whole genome shotgun sequence containing:
- the LOC106775263 gene encoding GDP-mannose transporter GONST2 isoform X1 translates to MSSDFKLDIIYQHDPEEPGLGGRMISEKLLDERTNAMHTVRKQGNLSINNFATNAERRALNDRFLLKANKATISDNVSLDEEERHHLLGSAKKSGPLISGAAYCISSCSMIMLNKIVLSGYNFNAGVSLMLYQNFISTLVVVLLVLSGRVAVEKLSWRLIRVWIPVNVVFIGMLVSGMYSLKYINVAMVTILKNVTNILTAIGELYLFRKRQNPKVWTAMFMMIISAVSAGITDLSFDTVGYAWQIINCVLTASYSLTLRWVMDEAKKSTKSGSLKELSMVLLNNLLSLPFAITLILLSGEWHYVIHADVIKLPMFWVVATASGMIGLSISFTSMWFLHQTGPTTYSLVGSLNKIPISIAGILVFKVPLSVSNLFSILFGLFAGVLFARAKIS
- the LOC106775263 gene encoding GDP-mannose transporter GONST2 isoform X2, coding for MVTILKNVTNILTAIGELYLFRKRQNPKVWTAMFMMIISAVSAGITDLSFDTVGYAWQIINCVLTASYSLTLRWVMDEAKKSTKSGSLKELSMVLLNNLLSLPFAITLILLSGEWHYVIHADVIKLPMFWVVATASGMIGLSISFTSMWFLHQTGPTTYSLVGSLNKIPISIAGILVFKVPLSVSNLFSILFGLFAGVLFARAKIS
- the LOC106774494 gene encoding uncharacterized protein LOC106774494, with protein sequence MASSIATFFNKFLYLLILFVHLGCFIFTTTAGGKKAPPSKKRKISPSSQPSSPSHPKFKTHKALSSSWHFIKHLLSTKSCKTPKTATSQLSPQSTAATSTISVSAAAAHSLVSLTQPDPERKPPGSCPESDISADTNIFFPLRNDIFPCTACGEIFQKPNLLETHQTLKHAVSDLSGSDPGHNIVQIIFKSGWPESKPSPTITRILKIHNSPKILAKFEEYREVVKSKAARHGALTRRRDERCIADGNELMRFHCSTFLCDLGHSGDSSICSQQFCNICGIIKSGFSPKLDGIATLSTSWRAHVAIPDDVEREFRFMNVKRAMLVCRVIAGRVGSDSDDAEKADGGFDSVMARSETGVYTRLDEEELLVFNPRAVLPCFVIVYTV